CCAATAAATACAATTTCCTTAGGAATATACTCTCGAATAAAAGTCTCCGAATCATCGGAAAGTGCTATAAAAGGATTAATCCATAAATTTTCAATTAGCTTTATTACTGGAATTACAAAATCCTCATTAATTGCCGAAGCAGTTTGTCCTTTACTTAAAAAACGATCATCCCATCTCCAACGAATTGCAGTTCCATAATTGTTCAATATATTTTCTCTTATATAAATATCGTTTGGATGCTTAGATAGCTCTTCCTCTGGAGCTTCATAATTAACCTGATCGGCAGAATTACATGCAGGAAGAATGATAAGTAAAAAGTTAAAAAAAATCCATAATATGTTATTCATACAGTTTATCATTTCTATCTTAAATTAGGTTGTAAACCATTATTTATAGCCGTTTGAGGTATTTGCACTGCCGTTTTGTTATCGTTGGCCTGTAAATTAATAATTTCTCCGTCTAAGCTTATGTGGGTAAGCGGAATAGAAAACCTTTTAATATCGAACCATCGCAAAGCTTCGTCAACAAATTCTTTCCTTCTCTCATCAATTACAAAAGAGAGCATTGCTTTTTTTGTATCAAGCTCCGAATAATAGTTTTTAATCAAATCCAAATTTACAAGTCCTCCATTTTCGTACCTTTTTGCAGCCAGCACATGATAATCGTCTAAAGCTCTCTGAAATTCACCAGTCATAATAAAAGACTCCATTCTATTGAGCAATACCTCTTCGCCCTTTAATTCGCTCTGAATAAAATAGGGCAAACCAGTGTCATTTGTGGTATATCGAAACAACTCGTTATATTTAGGAGCAAAAACAGCGCTTGTTCCCAAGCTCCATTGCTGATTTCTTATATCATTTTCGCCTTGTAAATTATCCGAAAAAATCTCTGCATATTTCTCAGAATTACTTCTGTATCCATAATTTTCACGTGCAAAAAATGTTTCTTTTCTAATTAACAAAAGATTTCCATTTTCGTTTGAATCAGAATATTTTGCTGCCATTTCGTCGAAAGTGCTTCCTTTAAAAATATTATACAAATCTCGAATATACACCGAATTTGCCTGTCCGCCACCTAATAGCTTATTGCAGTACAATATACACTTATCATATTCTTTTCTAAACAAATAAAATCGTGTTGCAAAAGCATACGCAGCTTCTTTTGTAAAATGATATTTCTTAGATCCAACAAAGTAATCATCAGATAAATACCGCAAGCCTATTAATAAATCTCTCTCTATTAAGTTATAAACTTTCTGTACCGATTGCCTTGTATATTTTTTTAGAAATTCATCTTCAACCTCATCTACATAAGGAATACCTATATCGGTATTTGCACTTTCAGCATTATAATGTTTTGCAAACACATTAACTAATAAAAAATGGTTGTACGCTCTACTTATCAAAGCTTCCCCTTTTATTGCTAATTTGAAGGTTTCATCACCATTAAAATTATCGATTACGGCTAATGCTTCATTTGCATGTGCAATGGCATAATATGCATTACTCCAAAAATAACTTGGAGACTCTTGTGCTTCGTAAGAATCTATTGGTTCCCATTTAAATGCTTCACTCATGTGTTCCTGCTGAGTATTATCATCTATAGCCGTAACATTATCTGTCATCCACTCAACAAATAAATAAGTTGCCTGATTATATGAGTTAGCCACTAAATCGGCAACATCTTCGAGTGTTTCAATTTCTTTTCTGTTGTCAGGATTTTCATCAAGATACTGATCGCAAGAAAAGCAACAGAAACAAATAAGTATAAGAGTAGCTACATTTTTCATGCTTGCAAATTAAAAATTTAAATTTACGGAAAATGTATAAGTTCGAGCCATTGGTAAGGATATTCCTCCAGATTGAAAATATTCAGGATCGACTCCATTTAGCTTACTATCGGAATATAATAAAGCTATATTATAAGCCTGAAAACGCAAACTTGCAGAATTTATAAAACAATTCTTAAGCCATTGTTCAGGAATTTGATATTCTAAGCTCACATTTTTTAATCTAATGAAACCTCCATCGGCAACTCTAACATCGCTTTTATTATACAATTGATAAGGATTTAAGCCTGCATCTCTTTGTTGCTCGGAGAATTGCCAGCTTAAAATAGCTGGGATATTGGTATAATTTTCATCTCCTGAATATCTCCACCGATCTTTTAATCCACCAGGTAAACTAGAATAATCATCATAAGAATCGTGGTACGCATCTTCCAGTCTTATTTTATTACCATATCGAAAATGAAGACCTACCGATAAAGAAAAATTATTATAGGTAAAAGTGTTATTTAATCCACCAAAGCCTCGAGGAGTAACTGGTCCTTCGTATTTAAGATACTTAAGAATGTCCAATCTATTCTGCAAATTAATTTTTTGGGTAAATTCTCCATCTGGTCCATAAAATAAAGGAACTCCATTTGTATCGAGACCTGCAAAAGGAATAGAAAACAAACTACCAGCCGAGTAATCTTTTAGGTTTGTTCCTAGCGATTGTATAGCATCAGCAATTCGAGGTTCATCAGAATACTCTGTAATTTTATCTTTCGAATAACTAAAAGTAAATTTTGTGCTCCAGGAAAATTTTTCCAGTTTTATATTTTTAGTAAAAACTGTAGCTTCAAAACCATTCATTTTTAATTCTCCAACATTACCATACTTATAGGTTTCTCCGCCAATTCCACTTGTTGTAAGCAAACCAAGCAAATCTTTTGAGTATCTTTTATAATATTCAAAATCGACATAAATACGATTTTTAAATAATCCCAGTTCCAATCCAATATTAAACTCATATAATTTTTCCCAACTTAAATTCCTGTTGGCCAGATTTTCGATATAAAGAACCGATTCCCTGTCATTTTCATTTGGCCGTAATGGCTCATAATCTCTTAAAACCAAAGATCTGCTTGCACCAATTCCATTATCGCCCGATAAACCATAAGTCGCTTTAAGTTTAAAAAGATCGATAAATTCATATTTACTCATAAATTTTTCGGCGAATAAATTCCATGCTAAGCTAAAATTCCAGGTAGGCAGATAACGCGATTTTGCAATTTTACCCTGTCTGTTATCGCCATCAAAACGAAAAGTTGCATTAAAAATATATTTTCCCAAATAAGAATATGATCCTGTAGCAAATGCACCAATAAATCTATACCGATCGTCGGTATCATAAAAATAATCCAAATCTCGAAATTCGAGATATCGCTCAAAATTAGGATCACTAACAACTAGTCCTCCCTTATCGTATAAATACCCCCAGGTTTCATCATAAACTTCTGAGCGGTTAGTATATCGAACTTCCTGCCCAATTAAAAAGTTAGTTATATGCTTATTGTTGAATCTAGGAGACCATTCTACAATATTTCTCATAAAATAACTAGTAAGTGAGTTTTTAGTAGTGTTATAAAATCCCCCTTGAGGCAATACAGTATAAGGATTCTTTTCTGGTGCTTCCGGATCATCAAATAAATATTTGTTAGAGTTTAAAAACAATGGATTATCTGCTCTGTATACTTCTGCCTGATTAGATGATTCATGAATTTTTTGTTCACGCAAAGTATTCACCCAACGTCCTTGTAATATTGACTTTATTTTCAATTGTGAGTTTATTTTATACTGCAAATCACCTTGAAATAAAAAATCATCAACATCAATATTTACATAGTTATGATCTAACTCGTAAAGAATGTTTAATGGAGCATAATCGTGTCTAAAATATTCTAAATTGCCATTATCATCATAAGGACGAATACTGCGGCTTGTATACAAAGCATAATTAAATGGGTTAATATCAAAATTTCTTTCGTAAACTCCGGTAATTGGTTCAAACTTACGATCTCTTGATCCGGGTAACTGCTGATCGCGTATATTCCCCGATAATTTAAAACCTAATTTAAATTTTTCGGATATATCGAAATCACCTTTTAAACTCGCAGTGTAATTTTTAACATTATCGGATACTGTTTGCCCTGCATCATTATAAAAACCAATAGAAGTATATAAACGAGAACGATCTGAACCTCCACTAATGCTAAATGAATGTTGTTGAGACAGAGAATTTCTAAATAATACATCAAACCAATCGGTGTTACTATTGGCGTATTTCGATAAAAAATCGTAATTCAAGCCCCCATCGGGTCCCCATGTTAATTTATTTTTTGCTATCAGATTAAACATTTTGCTCATAGCACCATGATTTTGAGCACTTGTAGCAGTAGAAATATCAATCCAGTTTTTATCATACAATTCCTGATAAACCTCCATTTCCTTATCGGAATTTAAAACATCAAACTGAGAATAATTTGGCTTTTTCTTTATGCTTACACTTCCCGAATAGGATACCATTGGTTTTCCTCTTTTCCCTTTTTTTGTAGTAATTACAATAACGCCATTCATAGCTTTTGCTCCGTAAAGAGCTGTTGCCGAAGCATCTTTTAATATTTGATAAGACTCAATATCATAAGGGTTAATTCCAAGTACACCAGAACTTAAAACTGTCGATAAATTTCCGGAAGTTAAATCATCGTTAGTAAGTTCAATAATATCTTCCAAAACAACACCATCAACAACCCAAAGAGGTTTATTACTTCCATTAACCGAAGCATTTCCTCTTATTCGAACAATAGGAGCCGTTCCAAAAGTACCAGAGATATTTTCAATTTGCATTCCGGCAACATGTCCTTGCAAAAAACGACTTGCATCGGGTATTCCATTTAATTCTATCTGCTTTTGATATATTTTAGATGCTGCTCCAGTAAATAACTTCCTATCAATTTTTTGAAATCCGGTAGTTACCACAACTTCGAGCAATTTTTCATCAGTAAAATTTAATACTGCATCTATAATTTCTTTATCTTCAATACTAATTTCTTTGCTTTTCATTCCTATAAATGAAAAAACTAAAGTATCATTTGGGCCTATGTGCCGAATAAGAGAATAATTACCATTTATATCGGTAGATGTACCAAAGTTTGTTCCTTTAAATAAAACTGAAACTCCCGGCAATAATACTCCGTTTGCATCGCTAACACAACCACGAATATTTTTCGTATTTCTATCTGTATCAGAAATACTTATCTTAGAAGCTGGAGACTTGGGAATAGGTTTTATAATAATAAGCTTATTGCGAATTTCATAAGTTAAACCACTTTTAGAAAGGCAATCGTTTAAAATATCCTTAACACTTTTAGGAGTTCCGTTAAGCTTTAATTTTCTATGTTTTTTAATGTCATCAACATTATACAGGAAAGTGTAATTGGAATTCGCTTTTATAGCAGACATGACTTGAATCAATGTTGCATTTTTCATCCGCAACTCCAGCTTTTGTTCCTGTTTCTGGGCATTTACAAATAAACTCGTAAAACACATAAGCAGGAAAAAAAACAGAAGTCTTAACACAAAAAACTCTTTTCTTTTCTGCATAAAAGACTATTTCCAATTTTTTTTCATAATTTTGAGTGTGATTTGGTTAGTATTTCATTTCTGTAATTGCAGGAATGTATATTGGCTTTGTCCGGGGTTTGTGGCAGCAAATCCCGGTTTTTTTTATATACTATCCACCCTTAGGTTTCTCCCTTTAATGGTAAACTTCACTTTATGTGTTATTTCTATTAATTCAAGAATTTCATTAATATCCTCATATCTGTTTAAATCTCCCGAAAACCTTAAGGATTTACACGATTTATTCAAAAACAAAACGTCAACATCATACCATCTTGATATGCGACTCATTATACTTTCAAGGCTCTCATTCTCAAACACAAATCGCCCATCTTTCCAGGCTGTATATATTCTAGAATCAACAGTTCTTTTTTCATACTTACCTGTAGTAATGTTAAAGTAAAATTGCTCATTCGGCATCAACTTTTGTTGCTCACCAAACAACTCATCACTTACTTCAACTATTCCTTCCTCTAAAGTAGTTACAATTTTATCTAAATATGCATTTACATTAAACGAAGTTCCCAATACTTTAACCTGAGCTTTATTTAGGTCTACAACAAATGGATGAACAGAATCTTTAGCTACCTGAAAATAAGCTTCTCCTTGTAATTCAACCTTTCTTGTTTTAGATGCAAACTGCGATGGATACCTTAACTTAGAACCAGAATTTAGCCACACTTTAGTTCCATCCATAAGTGTCAATTTATATTCTCCTCCTAAGGGAGTAATAATTGTATTATAAGTTAATTGATTAACAGTTACAGTCTTTTGCTTTTCATAGATTAGCTCTTTAGAATCATTAGAAATAACAACACCATTTTCGTTTAAAGTAAGCTTTTTACCCAATTTATATCTTTGCCCATTTCCTAAAACAAGAATAGACTGTTTATTTCCAGAAATTGAGCTATCAGGCATATTAATATAGCTTTCCTCATTTAAATTAGAGAAAAACAAACTTGTTCCTAAAGCAATAATTAAAACTGCAGCAATTGCAATTAAATTATTTTTTATTTTACGAGATCTGTTCTTTGCAAGTCTCAATTGAATTTTTCCCCAAACCTCTTCTTTGTTTGTATTAATAAGTTGCGATTTTCTTAAAACATTTCGCTTTTGGGGATTTTCAGAAAGATTTTGAAGTAAAAGCTGATTCTCTTTTTTTTCATGTTTCCAATCTTCCAGGTACTGCTCTTCCTCTTTTGTTAAACGACTTTCGAGTCTCTTCACAATAAGATCAGCAATTTTAAATCCCGAATGCAAACTATTCTTCATTTCTTTCTATTGGAGTTATACAATATAATAACAGGAAAACTAAAAAAACAGGTGACAAAAAAACATTTTTTTTAGTAATTTTTTCTCTTCTAAATAAAAAAAAGCATAGCCAGTAGGTCTTTTAAATTCCTTTTTAAAAATTTATTAGCTCTCTGTTTTTGTGTTTTTACTGTATTAACAGATATATTTAAATCCTCGGCAATTTCAGCATTTTTTAATCCTTTAAGACTTAATAAATATATTATACGAGCTGATTCTGGCAATTTTTGAAGCGTTTCAGCAATAATACGATTTACCTCTTCTTCTATTACATTATTCAAAAAATAATCATTGCTAGTAATATCAGTATCAGCATTTTTCTCATATTTATGAGTTACTTTTTGATGTTCGATATAATTAAGACAAGCATTACGTACCGATTTGTAAAGAAAAGCTTTTAAAGCAGCTTCATGATAAAAAGATTTCCTCTTCTCCCAAAGCTTAATAAAACTTTCCTGAACCAAATCTTCTACCGCATCGCTATTGGGAATAAATTTAAGTCCAAAAAGATATAGTGCCTCAAAATATTTATCATACAAATTTTTAAAAGCAGATTCTTTTCCACTTCTAAATTTATCGATTGCTATTTCGGCGATTAGGGTCATAGGAACTATTTTATGGGCAAACAATATTATAAAATAATTTCTGAATACCAATAATACATTAGGCTCTGTTTCTTAAAAAGGAAAATCAGCAAGATAAAAAGAGATAAAAAAAGGGTGCTAAAAAAGCACCCTAAAAATGAAAAATATTTTTTTTACAAGCCTAATTTCTTTTTCATATTTTTCGATAAAGCATCTTTATGAACCATAATAGCTACAGTTTTTAATCTAACATAAGCTTCACTCATATTTAAGTATCCTCCAAACTTATTACTATCTTCGGCCCACGAGTTTTTTGTCTTGTAATAAATCGTTCCATTCTGATCTTTTACTATACCTGTTAAATGCATTAAATGATCATCGGTAGTTTCAAAATTATCGAAAGTTTCCTGACGAAGCTCCTGATTCACATTTGGTTCAGACATATCATCTTTTTCCTTATCTGTTTTATTTTTAACTCCATCTTCCCATTTTGCAATTTCAGAATTACTCATGTCTGTTTCCTTAACCGCTGGTAAAACAGCATATCCTTTACGGTGCGAAAAACCTTTTTCACTCACATCGCCATCCCAACATACCGAATACCCATCATTTAAGGCATTATTTATAACTTCCATTAGTTCATCAATTGGTAAATTATAATATAAATCATCAGACCAATTATCAGGAATTTCTAGGTTTATGGCTTTATAATATGGATGATGACTATATGAAGTTAATTCTACATAATCATCAGAATTAAGTCCTAATTTTTCAACAAAACTATTAGGAGTATACTCTTTCCCATTATACTTAAAAGTTTTTGTTAATTCACCCATATAAGTATCTAAAACACCATTAACAGAAGCCAACCAAACAGGTGTAATTTTTTTATTTGGATTTTTTACAATTTCATCCATCATGGCTTTCGTAGAATTCACCATTTCGCGATGAATATGATAACTGCTGCCATACTTATTACCTTCATATACACTTTCGGGAACAATTCCGTGAGTTTTAATTACATTAAAAACATCATGTGCCTGTCCACCTTCACTGTAATTACCTTTACCATGCAGTCTAAAATAACGCTTCGCCTTTTGCGTATAAGCAGCACGTACAATATACATTTCAGACAAATCAAGTTCAGTAGCTCCCATTCTAAGTAATTCGGTTTCTATAAATGATGTTGTAGCATAACACCAACATGTTCCTGTACTTTGTTGATTTTTAACGGGTGTTGTTTTTACCTCGGTAATTGTAGTAAACTTTTTTTCATTATTGTCTTTACTCTGGGCATTCACACTGGTAAGCTTACATAAAGCAATGCAAACACTTACAAATAATAATTTTTTCATAAGATAGTGTTGTATTTGTTATTAAGAATATTCTGTTTATGCGAATCCAGAGTTAAAAAACAATAAAAAAAGTTTGTTAAATCCTTGATTATCAGTGGAGTATATTTGTTTAAATCCTTGAAAATCAGTATCTTGAGGTCAGTTTCGAAGTGACAATTAGATATGATTTCCAAGGATAAAGACGACAAGTTAATAAGAATTTACTTTTTGGTTTGCGAAAAGTTTGAAGAACTTCAATTTTATTGTGAAAGATTCAGTAATAACAGTAAACCTGAATTTACCGATCAAGAAATTATGACCATTTATTTATACTGTATGCACTATGAAGAGCATATAAAAGTAAAACAAATTCACCGTTTTGCTTCTGACTGGTTGAGATCATGGTTTCCAAAGTTAGTAGGCTATAAAGCCTTTAATAACAGACTTAATAAACTAAGTGGAGCTTTTGCCCGGTTAGTTGAAATACTTTTGTCAGACTATCAGCCGGAAGATTGTTGTCTGGATCAAAGTTTATTGGACTCAATGCCAATTATTACCTGTTCAGGCAAACGTTCTGGAAAAGTTGCAACAGAAATAACAGATAAAGGATTCTGCTCGACAAAAGGTATTTATTATTATGGTATGAAACTGCATTTATTGGGTTTCAGACGTATTGGTAAATTGCCACATCCTGAGCAAATACTATTTTTGCTTCTGTTAATGATGTTAATGTTTTTAAAGAAGCATTCAGGTATTGAGAACAGAACATTTTTTGGCGATAAAATATACTTTATTAATGAGCTTAACCAGAATATGGAAACATCAAAACTCTCAGACTCTTGCTCCAATTACAGATGTAATAAAACATTAAAGCTGCTGAAATTCTCAACGGCAGTATCCAGAATTAGGCAACCTGTTGAGGCAATATTCAATTGGTTAATTGAAAAAACAGATATTCAAAAAGCTAGTAAAGTCAGATCTACAAAAGGATTAATGATACATACTTTTGGCAGGTTAGCTGCTGCTTTCATTGCATTAGCACTTTAGATCAACTCTGGATTCGCATTGTTTATAAATTCTTAAGTTCTTCCTGTTTTTTCTTGCTTAATTTTTGAACCACCAAATCATACGATTCATCTATCCATCCTTTTAGCAAATCATCAGCTACATTATCATCAATAATTACAGTATTCCAATGTTTTTTATTCATGTGATATCCCGGAATAACAAATGAATACATTTCTCGTAATTCAATAGCTTTTTCAGGATCAGATTTTACGTTCATACTTAAATCTCCGCTTACACTGGTCAATAGAAACATCTTATCCATAACTTTAAAAACAAGAGTTTCTTCATCAAAAGGAAATCCTTCGGTAACTGCTTTTTTCGATAAGCAATAAAATCTAAGTTCTTCTATATTCATTACATACTATTTTTATTTGCACTAATTTTCTTTCTGAATATGTAAACGAAAATTTACAAAGACTTAAAATTAATGGAATAAAAGAAATAATAGCATAATTAGAATGCATATTAGAATATTAAATGGACCTATTTTATCTGTAAATTTACTTTTTTCTTTAACCTAACTATATTTTTTGATAAAATGACTTCAATTAACCACTAAAAAAAGCCAATATTCTGTCAACCTACTAATAAAGCTGTTTCATTTACAGTAAAAATAGTTTATGTTAATTAACTGTCATACTCAAAAAAATCTCTGAAATAGCCTATACTCAATAAACACAAGCTGTATTTATACTGAAAAAGAAGGAGTTTAAAAATCAGCATTAAAAATTGTTTTTTTTAGTTGCCGCAATCTTCGTATATTTATTTCACAGAAATAGCTATAAATGAACGTATATTTTTAATCATGGATCAGATAGGATACTCGCAAAAGTACAACTGGAAAGACAAACGAATTCTGATAGTTGAGGATGAAGAGATTAACAATATGTTTTTCGATGCAGCTCTAAGCAGAACCGAATCGGAATTATTATGGGCTAAAAATGGTAAAGAAGCTGTTGATATTATTGAAGTTTCGAAAGATGTTGATGTTATTCTTATGGATATTCGTTTACCAATAATGGATGGTTGTGAAGCTACTCGAAGAATTAAAAAAAGCCATAAAGAAATTCCTATTATTGCTCAAACAGCCTATGCATTAGAAGGAGATAGAGAAAGAATTATGGATGCTGGATGTGATGATTATTTGGCAAAACCAATACGTTTTGAAGAACTACTTTCTACTATAGACAAGTATTTAGCTGATTAATCTATGGGTGCTATAAATGCATTCTCGATATGTTCTATATTAAATTTATCTTCGTTTTTTATAACACTTATAACATCGAACCTTACCTCTTTTTCGATTTCTTTTAAATCGACATAAGCTTGAGTTGCTCTAACCAAAAATTTAATTTTCGACAATGTAACAGCATCAGCAGGATGTTCAAAATAATCTGTCGATCTCGATTTTACTTCTACCACAACCAAAAAATCATCTTTTAGAGCAACTATATCAAGTTCTTTTTTCTGATAAATCCAATTTCTATCTACAATTTGATAGCCCTTTTTTAACAAGTATTTAGCTGCAATATCTTCGCCTAAGTTTCCTAAATCGTTGTGTTTTGCCATAATCAAAAATTTTCACCTTTTATCCCAAACAAGTTTTACCTTTTCTTTGTCTGCATTTAATTTTAAGTATCTACCCAAAGGTAGTGCCCAATTTTCTTGTATGTGTCCGGCAGGAAAACCATACACAACCGGATAAGAATAGGCCTGAACTGCCTCATTAATTATTTGGTA
This genomic interval from uncultured Marinifilum sp. contains the following:
- a CDS encoding RagB/SusD family nutrient uptake outer membrane protein, with the protein product MKNVATLILICFCCFSCDQYLDENPDNRKEIETLEDVADLVANSYNQATYLFVEWMTDNVTAIDDNTQQEHMSEAFKWEPIDSYEAQESPSYFWSNAYYAIAHANEALAVIDNFNGDETFKLAIKGEALISRAYNHFLLVNVFAKHYNAESANTDIGIPYVDEVEDEFLKKYTRQSVQKVYNLIERDLLIGLRYLSDDYFVGSKKYHFTKEAAYAFATRFYLFRKEYDKCILYCNKLLGGGQANSVYIRDLYNIFKGSTFDEMAAKYSDSNENGNLLLIRKETFFARENYGYRSNSEKYAEIFSDNLQGENDIRNQQWSLGTSAVFAPKYNELFRYTTNDTGLPYFIQSELKGEEVLLNRMESFIMTGEFQRALDDYHVLAAKRYENGGLVNLDLIKNYYSELDTKKAMLSFVIDERRKEFVDEALRWFDIKRFSIPLTHISLDGEIINLQANDNKTAVQIPQTAINNGLQPNLR
- a CDS encoding SusC/RagA family TonB-linked outer membrane protein, which encodes MKNATLIQVMSAIKANSNYTFLYNVDDIKKHRKLKLNGTPKSVKDILNDCLSKSGLTYEIRNKLIIIKPIPKSPASKISISDTDRNTKNIRGCVSDANGVLLPGVSVLFKGTNFGTSTDINGNYSLIRHIGPNDTLVFSFIGMKSKEISIEDKEIIDAVLNFTDEKLLEVVVTTGFQKIDRKLFTGAASKIYQKQIELNGIPDASRFLQGHVAGMQIENISGTFGTAPIVRIRGNASVNGSNKPLWVVDGVVLEDIIELTNDDLTSGNLSTVLSSGVLGINPYDIESYQILKDASATALYGAKAMNGVIVITTKKGKRGKPMVSYSGSVSIKKKPNYSQFDVLNSDKEMEVYQELYDKNWIDISTATSAQNHGAMSKMFNLIAKNKLTWGPDGGLNYDFLSKYANSNTDWFDVLFRNSLSQQHSFSISGGSDRSRLYTSIGFYNDAGQTVSDNVKNYTASLKGDFDISEKFKLGFKLSGNIRDQQLPGSRDRKFEPITGVYERNFDINPFNYALYTSRSIRPYDDNGNLEYFRHDYAPLNILYELDHNYVNIDVDDFLFQGDLQYKINSQLKIKSILQGRWVNTLREQKIHESSNQAEVYRADNPLFLNSNKYLFDDPEAPEKNPYTVLPQGGFYNTTKNSLTSYFMRNIVEWSPRFNNKHITNFLIGQEVRYTNRSEVYDETWGYLYDKGGLVVSDPNFERYLEFRDLDYFYDTDDRYRFIGAFATGSYSYLGKYIFNATFRFDGDNRQGKIAKSRYLPTWNFSLAWNLFAEKFMSKYEFIDLFKLKATYGLSGDNGIGASRSLVLRDYEPLRPNENDRESVLYIENLANRNLSWEKLYEFNIGLELGLFKNRIYVDFEYYKRYSKDLLGLLTTSGIGGETYKYGNVGELKMNGFEATVFTKNIKLEKFSWSTKFTFSYSKDKITEYSDEPRIADAIQSLGTNLKDYSAGSLFSIPFAGLDTNGVPLFYGPDGEFTQKINLQNRLDILKYLKYEGPVTPRGFGGLNNTFTYNNFSLSVGLHFRYGNKIRLEDAYHDSYDDYSSLPGGLKDRWRYSGDENYTNIPAILSWQFSEQQRDAGLNPYQLYNKSDVRVADGGFIRLKNVSLEYQIPEQWLKNCFINSASLRFQAYNIALLYSDSKLNGVDPEYFQSGGISLPMARTYTFSVNLNF
- a CDS encoding FecR domain-containing protein, producing the protein MKNSLHSGFKIADLIVKRLESRLTKEEEQYLEDWKHEKKENQLLLQNLSENPQKRNVLRKSQLINTNKEEVWGKIQLRLAKNRSRKIKNNLIAIAAVLIIALGTSLFFSNLNEESYINMPDSSISGNKQSILVLGNGQRYKLGKKLTLNENGVVISNDSKELIYEKQKTVTVNQLTYNTIITPLGGEYKLTLMDGTKVWLNSGSKLRYPSQFASKTRKVELQGEAYFQVAKDSVHPFVVDLNKAQVKVLGTSFNVNAYLDKIVTTLEEGIVEVSDELFGEQQKLMPNEQFYFNITTGKYEKRTVDSRIYTAWKDGRFVFENESLESIMSRISRWYDVDVLFLNKSCKSLRFSGDLNRYEDINEILELIEITHKVKFTIKGRNLRVDSI
- a CDS encoding RNA polymerase sigma-70 factor, whose protein sequence is MTLIAEIAIDKFRSGKESAFKNLYDKYFEALYLFGLKFIPNSDAVEDLVQESFIKLWEKRKSFYHEAALKAFLYKSVRNACLNYIEHQKVTHKYEKNADTDITSNDYFLNNVIEEEVNRIIAETLQKLPESARIIYLLSLKGLKNAEIAEDLNISVNTVKTQKQRANKFLKRNLKDLLAMLFFI
- a CDS encoding C1 family peptidase, which produces MKKLLFVSVCIALCKLTSVNAQSKDNNEKKFTTITEVKTTPVKNQQSTGTCWCYATTSFIETELLRMGATELDLSEMYIVRAAYTQKAKRYFRLHGKGNYSEGGQAHDVFNVIKTHGIVPESVYEGNKYGSSYHIHREMVNSTKAMMDEIVKNPNKKITPVWLASVNGVLDTYMGELTKTFKYNGKEYTPNSFVEKLGLNSDDYVELTSYSHHPYYKAINLEIPDNWSDDLYYNLPIDELMEVINNALNDGYSVCWDGDVSEKGFSHRKGYAVLPAVKETDMSNSEIAKWEDGVKNKTDKEKDDMSEPNVNQELRQETFDNFETTDDHLMHLTGIVKDQNGTIYYKTKNSWAEDSNKFGGYLNMSEAYVRLKTVAIMVHKDALSKNMKKKLGL
- a CDS encoding MmcQ/YjbR family DNA-binding protein, with amino-acid sequence MNIEELRFYCLSKKAVTEGFPFDEETLVFKVMDKMFLLTSVSGDLSMNVKSDPEKAIELREMYSFVIPGYHMNKKHWNTVIIDDNVADDLLKGWIDESYDLVVQKLSKKKQEELKNL
- a CDS encoding response regulator, giving the protein MDQIGYSQKYNWKDKRILIVEDEEINNMFFDAALSRTESELLWAKNGKEAVDIIEVSKDVDVILMDIRLPIMDGCEATRRIKKSHKEIPIIAQTAYALEGDRERIMDAGCDDYLAKPIRFEELLSTIDKYLAD
- a CDS encoding YraN family protein, which codes for MAKHNDLGNLGEDIAAKYLLKKGYQIVDRNWIYQKKELDIVALKDDFLVVVEVKSRSTDYFEHPADAVTLSKIKFLVRATQAYVDLKEIEKEVRFDVISVIKNEDKFNIEHIENAFIAPID